The following is a genomic window from Scytonema millei VB511283.
TCTAGGTTCGGTCGCCTTGCAGGACTGCTTTTTAGCTCGTCTCTCTTCCGGCGCTTTATTAATCTAACTAATCCCTCTCGCTCTTGTCAACTACTTGAGCAAAAAAAATTTCGGCATTTTCTGAATCCACCACTCTGCAAGGGGTTGAAGAATTATTGCGCGTTACTGCTTGACTCCCTGAGTAGTCCCTGCCCAACCGTGGGAGATTTGCGGTCGCGCTACAGTGCTAGGAAACATGGACTGGAAAGCAGAATCGCGATCGCCCAAACTTTCGTAGAAGAAGAAAGATACTCCCGCAAATCCTCGATTACGGACTGCTTGAACCTGCTGTTCAATCCGCTTCATAGGAGTAGGACGCTTTTTCAAACCTGCCAATATACCAATACTGACAGGAATACGGCTACTGACTGCTTTGATTTCTGGATGCTCTATTTCTTTAAGAAAAGTTTTCAAGTCGTCTCGATAGACTTGTAAGACAACTTCCTCTACCAAACCCTTTTTTTCCCAAGTACGCCAATCTTGTAGAGACGTGTTGTAAGCGTATTCGTGAGCATTTGGCGCTAGAGTCACGAGACAATCAGGTCTGCGAGTTTTGACCGCTTGATAAATTTGGGTCATTAACTGCGTAATTTTATTAGCACGCCAGCGCATCCACTGCGGATGACGAGGATTGGCAGGCGGCTTCTTACCGCCATTTTCCCGCTGGTAGAGTCGGGTAGTAAATGTGTCATAGCCCAAGTCAATAGGCAAACTGAAGTGATCGTCGATTTGGATACCGTCTATGTCGTACTTCAAGACAATCTCGGCAACTAAGTTGACGATAAATCGTTGCACCATTGGATGAAAGGGATTAAGCCAAACTTGGTTATATTTATTTCCTTTAGAAATTTGGCGGGAGTTGCGGCGATAGGTGATCCAGTCTGGATGACGGCGGATGAGATCGGAATTGGCGGGTGCTTTTAACCCAAATTCAAACCAGGGAATAACGCTCAGTCCTTGCTGGTGACTCTGTTGGACGATTTCGGCTAAAACATCTCTTCCTTTCAACTTCGGATTGGGATCGAGCGATCTCCCAATTGTACGTTCTGCTACAGAGCTGGGATAGAGAGTATAGCCGCGATTCCAAACGGTAGGATAAACTGTGTTGAAGTTTAATTTTGCCAATCGTTGTAAAGCTTTGCTCAAGCGATCGCGGGAAAACAGAACATCGCTGTCAATATTGGTCAACCACACTCCCCGCACTTCAGTTTCTACAGGGTGAGGCTGAGATGCTACTTGTAGCGGTAGGTGTAGTAGCAAGACGATCGCCATACATAGACTGAATAAAGCCATAAACCAAGCTCGACGCTTACCCTTCACCAGTAATCCGTCCTTTTGAGAATTTGTTGGCAGTGGATTCGATCGTCGCACATCTCATCTGTTAGCGGGAAATTATCAAATTTCATATAGACTCGCAACCGATTGTAAAGAGTTAAGTTAACGAGTTTATCGTAAGGGCGCACAGCCGTACACCTCTACCACTCCTTCTATGCTATGTGTCATAATCCAGCCTGGAGGTTATGTCTGAGGAAATGGCTGATGCCATATGAATTAGAAAAACAGGTGGCGATCGCATCTGTTATCCAGGCAGCAAAACTTTGTGTGCAGATTCAGCAAGATCGCCTTGCTGCTGCTATAGAAAAGCCAGATTTCAGTCCGGTGACAATTGCAGATTTAGGCGCTCAGGCAATTATATGTCAAGCGATCGCGGCAGCTTTTCCTCAAGATGTAGTTGTGGGAGAAGAAGATGCAAAGTTGCTGCGACAACCACAAATGTCTGAGCAACTGGAACAAATAACAGCTTACGTGAGGATACATGTATCAGAAGCATCTGCCGATCGCGTATTGGATTGGATCGATCGCGGTAACGGTAAAGTTGGCGATCGCTTTTGGACTTTAGATCCGATTGATGGTACGAAAGGATTTTTACGCGGCGACCGATACGCGATCGCCCTAGCTTTAATTGAGAATGGAGAAGTCAAGCTAGGGGTGATGGGTTGTCCGACATTACCACTAGATCTGAACCAGCCACAAGGTGAACGGGGAGTTTTGTTTGTGGCTGTCAAGGGACAAGGAGCAACTCAAATCGCTTTAAAAACTGGTGCAACTCAGCCAATTTTGGGGGCGAGAACCGCCAACAAAAGCAATTTTCGTTCGACGGAGAGTGTAGAGTCAAGACATGGTAATTTGCCCCTACAACGAGCGATCGCGCAAGCAGTTGGCATGACTGCCGAGCCACTCTCGATCGATAGCATGGCAAAATATGCTGTAGTTGCCAGGGGTGAAGCTGCTCTTTATTTACGACTACCTTGGGCAGAATATCCCGATTACCGCGAAAATATTTGGGATCATGCCGCAGGAGCAATCGTTTTAGAAGAGGCTGGCGGTCGTGTTTCAGATATGTACGGTAAGCCTTTGGAGTTTGCGACCAATGCTAAGATGCTAAACAATCGGGGCATTATTGCTAGCAGTAGCGATATCTATGATGCCGTGTTGGCTGCACTGCAAGAAAAAGTCTAAGTCGATTTAAAGCTTGTGAGTATTAAGTTAACGGTCGAACATTTGCGGCTGATTTGTACCCATGCAGAAAGTACCTATCCACATGAGTGCTGTGGCTTATTATTGGGTAAGTTGAGTCAGAATGACAAAATTTTAGTCGAGGCGATCGCCACGGAAAATGTTTGGAATCCAACAGCTGCCGCAGATTTTCAAGCGATCGATCCAAATCTGAATTTAGGCACGGAGAAAAATACTTACTACACGATCGCGCCAGAAGTGATGTTGAAAGTGCAAAAAGAGGCACGCGATCGCCAACTTGATATTATTGGGATTTATCATTCCCACCCCAACCATCCCGCCATCCCCTCGGAATTCGATCGCCTCTGTGGGTGGCAGACCTATTCGTATATCATTGTTTCAGTTCTCCAAGGCAAGGCTGGAGACGTATTGAGTTGGAGCCTTGACGATAACCATCAGTTCCAACCAGAAGAGATTGTCGTAGAAAGATTGATTTAGCGATCGCAAATTTAAGCACCAAAATTTAAGAATTGTATCGCGATCGTATCGAGTGTTTTTCCATTTAAGATACGATGTAGGGTCTGTCTGTATTCAAGATAGATTCCATCTCCCCATCACCCCCTCATGATGGTAATTAACCGGAGACGATGTTAATCCGCTCCTTTCCATCAAACTGTTATGCTCAATCCCAATTTGGATGAAATCCAACTCTCACAAGAAGAATACGAACGTTTTTCCCGCCATTTGATTTTGCCAGAAGTCGGACTGGAAGGACAAAAGCGTTTGAAAGCCGCCAGCGTACTGTGTATCGGTACGGGAGGTTTAGGCGCGCCCCTGTTGTTATACTTAGCAGCAGCCGGAATCGGACGCATCGGAATTGTCGATTTTGATATCGTCGATCGCTCCAATTTACAACGTCAGGTGATTCACGGTACGTCTTGGGTTGGTAAACCGAAGATTGAATCTGCCAAAGAGCGAATTCTAGAGATTAACCCTCATTGTCAGGTTGACCTTTATGAAACACGCTTGAGTTCGGAAAATGCGCTGGAAATCCTCAAACCATACGATATCGTCGCTGATGGAACTGACAACTTTCCTACGCGGTATTTGGTAAACGATGCTTGCGTGTTGTTAGATAAGCCCAACGTTTACGGTTCCATTTTCCGATTTGAAGGACAAGCGACTGTATTTAACTATAAGGGTGGTCCCAACTACCGCGATTTATATCCCGAACCCCCACCGCCAGGGATGGTTCCTTCCTGCGCTGAAGGTGGGGTACTGGGAGTGCTGTGTGGCATCATTGGTACAATTCAGGCAACGGAAACTGTCAAAATCATTTTGGGTAAAGGAACGAGTTTGAGCGGGCGTTTGTTACTATACAATGCCCTCGATATGAAGTTCCGCGAGTTGAAGTTGCGTCCCAATCCCGTGCGTCCGGTAATTGAAAAGTTGGTAGATTACGAACAATTCTGTGGGATTCCCCAAGCGAAAGCAGAGGAGGCAAAACAGCAGATGGATATTCAAGAAATGACGGTACAGGAGTTGAAGCAGTTACTCGATAGTGGCGCTGATGATTTCGTGCTGCTAGACGTGCGTAACCCGCACGAGTATGAAATTGCGAAGATTCCTGGTTCGGTATTAGTGCCTTTGCCAGATATTGAGAATGGCGAAGGTGTGGAAAAGGTAAAAGAAATACTCAACGGTCATCGCTTAATTGCTCATTGTAAAGCAGGACTGCGATCGGCTAAGGCTTTAGGTATTTTGAAGCAAGCTGGGATTGAAGGGACGAATGTGAAGGGTGGAATTACTGCCTGGAGTCAGGAAATCGATCCTTCCGTGCCTCAGTATTAGATCCCCCCTGTCCCCTTAAAAAGGGGGGCGTAAGGCGGACATTCCTTAAATATTAGGTGAAAAACAATGTAGTAGGGGCGCACAGCCGTGCGCCCCTACAAATTTGGGTACAAAAAATGTAGAGACATTTACGTGCCATATCTCTACATGAAGAACTACCTATGTTTGGTTAGACTGTCGCTGAAACGGGTTGATTTAGTGCTTGTTTTAAGATGTCTGCTTTGTCGGTTTTTTCCCAAGGCAAGTCTAAGTCGTTGCGTCCCAAATGACCGTAGGCAGCAACATCTTGATAGAAGCGACCACCTCTTTCCGCTGGTAGGTTACGCAAATTAAAGGCGTGGATAATGCCAGCTGGACGGAGTTCAAAATTTTGTTGGACTAACTCCAGCAAAAGGTCTTCGTCAATTTTGCCCGTGCCGAATGTTTCTACTAAAATGCTAACGGGTCGCGCTACACCGATCGCATAACTTAGTTGTACTTCGCACTTGTCAGCTAGCCCAGCAGCTACAATATTTTTTGCCACGTAGCGGCACGCATAAGCTGCACTGCGGTCTACTTTAGTGGGGTCTTTACCGGAAAAAGCACCGCCACCATGCCGTGAGTACCCACCATAGGTATCGACGATAATTTTACGTCCAGTTAAGCCGGAATCGCCTTGAGGACCGCCAATGACAAACTTGCCCGTAGGGTTGACTAGAAAGCGAGTTTGTGCGTCTGGTTTGACCTCAATATCGGCAAAAACTGGTTCTACAACCGCAGACCAAAGATCTTCTTTAATCTTGGCTTGCACTGCTTTTTCATCGGTGATGTCACCAATCGTTGGTGCGTGCTGAGTCGAGATTAATATTGTATCAATTCCTACAGGTCGTCCGTCTTCATAGGCAATGGTGACTTGAGTTTTGCCATCAGGACGCAAGTACGCCAATTGACCAGTTTTCCGTACTGCGGCTAGACGGCGAGAAATGCGGTGGGCAAGACTGATAGGTAGAGGCATCAGTTCGGGGGTTTCGTTACAAGCGAAACCAAACATGATCCCTTGGTCGCCCGCACCAGTAGAATCAAATAATTCTTCGCTCGACTGTTCGCGGGTTTCTTGAGCTGTATTTACCCCTTGAGCAATATCAGCCGACTGTTCGTCTAGGGCAACTAGTACGGAACAGCTATTAGAACAGAAGCCGTTAACAGCATCCGTATAGCCAATTTCAGCGATTTTTTGTCTGGCTAAGTTAACATAGTTAACTTGAGCTTTGCTAGTAATTTCACCAGTAATTAATACTAGTCCAGTGTTAACGACTACTTCTGCTGCGACTCGGCTGCTGGGGTCTTGTGCCAATAATGCATCTAAGATAGTATCAGAAATTTGATCGCAGATTTTATCGGGATGACCTTCGGTAACTGATTCTGAGGAAAATAGGTAGCGACGAGACAAAGGCAGTTCCTCCTTGGAGTTGCTGAATATTGAGTAAG
Proteins encoded in this region:
- a CDS encoding glycoside hydrolase family 10 protein; the encoded protein is MALFSLCMAIVLLLHLPLQVASQPHPVETEVRGVWLTNIDSDVLFSRDRLSKALQRLAKLNFNTVYPTVWNRGYTLYPSSVAERTIGRSLDPNPKLKGRDVLAEIVQQSHQQGLSVIPWFEFGLKAPANSDLIRRHPDWITYRRNSRQISKGNKYNQVWLNPFHPMVQRFIVNLVAEIVLKYDIDGIQIDDHFSLPIDLGYDTFTTRLYQRENGGKKPPANPRHPQWMRWRANKITQLMTQIYQAVKTRRPDCLVTLAPNAHEYAYNTSLQDWRTWEKKGLVEEVVLQVYRDDLKTFLKEIEHPEIKAVSSRIPVSIGILAGLKKRPTPMKRIEQQVQAVRNRGFAGVSFFFYESLGDRDSAFQSMFPSTVARPQISHGWAGTTQGVKQ
- a CDS encoding 3'(2'),5'-bisphosphate nucleotidase, encoding MPYELEKQVAIASVIQAAKLCVQIQQDRLAAAIEKPDFSPVTIADLGAQAIICQAIAAAFPQDVVVGEEDAKLLRQPQMSEQLEQITAYVRIHVSEASADRVLDWIDRGNGKVGDRFWTLDPIDGTKGFLRGDRYAIALALIENGEVKLGVMGCPTLPLDLNQPQGERGVLFVAVKGQGATQIALKTGATQPILGARTANKSNFRSTESVESRHGNLPLQRAIAQAVGMTAEPLSIDSMAKYAVVARGEAALYLRLPWAEYPDYRENIWDHAAGAIVLEEAGGRVSDMYGKPLEFATNAKMLNNRGIIASSSDIYDAVLAALQEKV
- a CDS encoding M67 family metallopeptidase; this encodes MSIKLTVEHLRLICTHAESTYPHECCGLLLGKLSQNDKILVEAIATENVWNPTAAADFQAIDPNLNLGTEKNTYYTIAPEVMLKVQKEARDRQLDIIGIYHSHPNHPAIPSEFDRLCGWQTYSYIIVSVLQGKAGDVLSWSLDDNHQFQPEEIVVERLI
- the moeB gene encoding molybdopterin-synthase adenylyltransferase MoeB, whose product is MLNPNLDEIQLSQEEYERFSRHLILPEVGLEGQKRLKAASVLCIGTGGLGAPLLLYLAAAGIGRIGIVDFDIVDRSNLQRQVIHGTSWVGKPKIESAKERILEINPHCQVDLYETRLSSENALEILKPYDIVADGTDNFPTRYLVNDACVLLDKPNVYGSIFRFEGQATVFNYKGGPNYRDLYPEPPPPGMVPSCAEGGVLGVLCGIIGTIQATETVKIILGKGTSLSGRLLLYNALDMKFRELKLRPNPVRPVIEKLVDYEQFCGIPQAKAEEAKQQMDIQEMTVQELKQLLDSGADDFVLLDVRNPHEYEIAKIPGSVLVPLPDIENGEGVEKVKEILNGHRLIAHCKAGLRSAKALGILKQAGIEGTNVKGGITAWSQEIDPSVPQY
- the metK gene encoding methionine adenosyltransferase, translated to MSRRYLFSSESVTEGHPDKICDQISDTILDALLAQDPSSRVAAEVVVNTGLVLITGEITSKAQVNYVNLARQKIAEIGYTDAVNGFCSNSCSVLVALDEQSADIAQGVNTAQETREQSSEELFDSTGAGDQGIMFGFACNETPELMPLPISLAHRISRRLAAVRKTGQLAYLRPDGKTQVTIAYEDGRPVGIDTILISTQHAPTIGDITDEKAVQAKIKEDLWSAVVEPVFADIEVKPDAQTRFLVNPTGKFVIGGPQGDSGLTGRKIIVDTYGGYSRHGGGAFSGKDPTKVDRSAAYACRYVAKNIVAAGLADKCEVQLSYAIGVARPVSILVETFGTGKIDEDLLLELVQQNFELRPAGIIHAFNLRNLPAERGGRFYQDVAAYGHLGRNDLDLPWEKTDKADILKQALNQPVSATV